Genomic window (Magnetococcales bacterium):
TTGACCATGGCATGAGTCAGCCGTTCATGGACCGGAGCCTGCCGCCACGCGCGCTCCTGACTGTCGCCACGATGCTCCCGGGATGGATGAAAACGGTCGGCGGTCGCCAGCAGACGCTCCGTGGCGGACGGATCATGGTTGAGGACAATCGCCTCCACCAGGGATTTCAGCGCCTCGGGAATGGTTTCGTAGACCGTCAATTGTCCGGGATTGACGATCCCCATGTCGAGACCGGCACGAATGGCATGATAGAGAAAAACGGCATGCATCGCCTCGCGGATGGGTTCGAACCCCCGAAACGAAAAGGATACATTGCTGATGCCTCCACTGGTCAACACCCCCGGAAGATGGGATTTGATCCAGGACACGGTGTCGATGAAGTCGAGGGCGTAGCCATTGTGTTCCTCGATGCCGGTGGCGACGGCAAAGACATTGGGATCGAAGATGATGTCCCCCGGGAAAAAACCCACCCGATGGACCAGAAGATCATAGGCGCGCCGGCAAATGGCCTGACGACGCTTACGGGTATCGGCCTGCCCCTGTTCGTCGAAGGCCATCACCAGGACCGCGGCCCCAAGACGCTTTGCCCGAATCGCGACATCGAGAAAGGAGTCCTCCCCTTCCTTGAGGCTGATCGAATTGACAATCCCCTTCCCCTGAAGACAGTGCAAACCCGCTTCCAATACATCCCAGTTGGAGGAATCCAGCATGACCGGAACCCGGCTGATGTCGGGTTCCGCCGCCACCAGATTGAGAAACCGGACCATCGTCTCCCTGGGATCGAGCATGGGGTCGTCCACATTGATGTCGATCAGATTGGCACCATCCTCGATCTGTTGCCGGGCGATGGCCAGGGCCTCCTCAAAGCCACCCTCCCGGATCAACCGGGCGAAACGGCGCGATCCGGCGACATTGGTCCGCTCGCCGACATTGACGAACAACGACCCCGGAACAATGTTGAAGGCCTCCAACCCGCTCAGACGCAACCCTGGTTTGCGTGCCGGAGGTTTTCGCGGAGGCAACCCCGCAACCGCCTCGGCGATGGCGCGAATATGCGCCGGGGTGGTGCCACAACAGCCGCCGACAATGTTGACCCATCCCGACCGGGCAAACTGGGCCATCTTGGCCGCCATCGACTCAGGCGTTTCGTCGTAACCACCCAGTTCGTTGGGCAGTCCCGCATTGGGATGCACCGATACGAAGGTTTCACACAATCCCGAAAGCTCCGCGACGTGCCCCCGAAGTTGCTCGGCCCCGAGGGCACAATTGAATCCCATCGACAACGGTTCGGCGTGCGCCACCGAATTCCAGAAGGCCTCGACCGTCTGTCCCGTCAGGGTGCGGCCCGAACCATCGGTCAGGGTTCCCGAAATCATGATGGGAATCGGATCGGATCGGCCATCGTTGAATTCCATGATCGCCAGAAGCGCCGCCTTGGCATTGAGGGCGTCGAAGACCGTCTCGACCATCAGCAGATCGACCCCCCCTTCCACCAGGCCGCACACCGCCTCGGCGTAGGCCTGTTTGAGTTCCAGGAACGATATGTTGCGAAATCCCGGATTGTTGACATCGGGTGAAATCGAGGCGGTACGATTGGTCGGACCGAGAATACCCACCACGAAACGCTGTTCTCCCGGATGCCGCTCCTCGTAACGCCGGCAGGCCTCCCGGGCCAGACGTCCCCCCTCGCGGTTGATTTCCCGGGCCAGATCCGCCATGTCATAATCGGCCAGGGCGACGGCGTTGGCGTTGAAGGTGTTCGTCGAAATCAGATCGGCACCCGCTTCCAGGTAACTCAGATGAATCTTCAGAATCACCTCGGGCCGCGTCAACGACAACAAATCGTTGTTCCCCTTCAGGTCCACCCGGTGATCGGCAAAACGTCCGCCACGGAAATCGGCCTCTCCCAGATTTTCCTTCTGAATCATCGTCCCCATGGCCCCGTCCAGAATCAGGATCCTGCTTTCAAGAAGTTCCTTCATCCGTTGGCTGCGCCCACCTTCGACCATCATGAAATTCTCCATTGGTTGATCCGCCCGATCCGTCATGAACCATCCCGTCCGACGGTGATTCGATGCCTATTTTCACCCGGCTTTTTTGAATATGCCACTT
Coding sequences:
- the metH gene encoding methionine synthase; protein product: MVEGGRSQRMKELLESRILILDGAMGTMIQKENLGEADFRGGRFADHRVDLKGNNDLLSLTRPEVILKIHLSYLEAGADLISTNTFNANAVALADYDMADLAREINREGGRLAREACRRYEERHPGEQRFVVGILGPTNRTASISPDVNNPGFRNISFLELKQAYAEAVCGLVEGGVDLLMVETVFDALNAKAALLAIMEFNDGRSDPIPIMISGTLTDGSGRTLTGQTVEAFWNSVAHAEPLSMGFNCALGAEQLRGHVAELSGLCETFVSVHPNAGLPNELGGYDETPESMAAKMAQFARSGWVNIVGGCCGTTPAHIRAIAEAVAGLPPRKPPARKPGLRLSGLEAFNIVPGSLFVNVGERTNVAGSRRFARLIREGGFEEALAIARQQIEDGANLIDINVDDPMLDPRETMVRFLNLVAAEPDISRVPVMLDSSNWDVLEAGLHCLQGKGIVNSISLKEGEDSFLDVAIRAKRLGAAVLVMAFDEQGQADTRKRRQAICRRAYDLLVHRVGFFPGDIIFDPNVFAVATGIEEHNGYALDFIDTVSWIKSHLPGVLTSGGISNVSFSFRGFEPIREAMHAVFLYHAIRAGLDMGIVNPGQLTVYETIPEALKSLVEAIVLNHDPSATERLLATADRFHPSREHRGDSQERAWRQAPVHERLTHAMVKGITEFIEADVEEARCAARHPLEVVEGPLMAGMNRVGELFGSGRMFLPQVVKSARVMKKAVSLLVPFIESAPSRCEQPRQNRILLATVKGDVHDIGKNIVKVVLQCNHFEVIDLGVMVPMETILDAVVEHQVGLIGLSGLITPSLEQMVRIAQEMERRGFTLPLLIGGATTSPLHTAVRIAPGYSGPTVHVKDASRAVGVASELFNPLSRDSFIQTLRAAQQSVCERHQQRKKSHVSLDVARKFRFQPEGAGAAWVPFVPNIPGIQVIDDMDLGILREWIDWTPFFHAWEMTGSYPKLFEHPESGAAAKRLFDDAIDWLERIVSGRELTARGVFGLFPANALNHEDVVLYDTPEGQGIRAVFHFLRQQEEKPAGKPYYSLSDFLLPQSSGRIDWMGAFAVTAGLGLDRLVARLEGEKDDYGAIMVKALADRLTEAFAEWLHGEVRRRHWGYAAAERWTQKEILSESYQGIRPAPGYPSCPDHSEKITLFRLLDVSGNTGIHLTESQAMMPQAAVCGFFLAHPQGRYFHLGRVMADQVADYAQRKEISVAAAERLLVTNLGYEPE